In Mytilus trossulus isolate FHL-02 chromosome 6, PNRI_Mtr1.1.1.hap1, whole genome shotgun sequence, a single window of DNA contains:
- the LOC134721781 gene encoding peptide methionine sulfoxide reductase-like, producing MSAIFYHNTKQKLEAEESKSEQQKEMVRPIVTQIKKADTFYDAEDYHQKYQLRKYHEILDCLNLTNEELITSPIASRLNGYLGGYGSVKAFEEECEDLEIPHKVRSLVSRKLKNKL from the exons ATGTCAGCCATCTTTTATCATAACACTAAACAGAAATTAGAAGCAGAAGAATCAAAGAGCGAGCAGCAGAAGGAAATGGTACGACCAATAGTTACTCAGATAAAGAAAGCTGATACCTTTTATGATGCAGAAGA ttaCCACCAAAAGTACCAATTGAGAAAGTATCATGAGATATTAGATTGCCTCAATCTAACTAATGAAGAGCTAATTACCTCCCCTATTgcttcccgtttaaatggttacCTAGGAGGATATGGATCAGTCAAAGCTTTTGAAGAG GAATGTGAAGATTTAGAAATTCCACACAAAGTCCGATCCCTAGTGTCCAGGAAACTGAAAAATAAGCTTTAA
- the LOC134721780 gene encoding N-acetylgalactosamine-6-sulfatase-like, giving the protein MAACLKLFITFYYCTCFMIAGVVDGKPNFVILLMDDMGWGDLGVFGEPNKETPFLDKMAAEGMIFPDFYSANPLCSPSRAALLSGRLPIRNGFYTTNAHARNAYTPQIITGGIPDSEILLPEVLKKLGYRNKLIGKWHLGHRPQYHPLKHGFDEWFGAPNCHFGPYNDIDTPNIPVYKDAEMAGRYYEEFAIDRKTGESNLTKMYLNEAQKFIKKQAAKKESFFLYWAADATHDPLYASSNFLGTSNRGLYGDAVKELDYSVGQILQSLIDNGVDKNTVVFFSSDNGAATYAKTGGGSNGPFLCGKQTTFEGGMREPTIAWWPGVVQPGKVSHQVGSLMDLYTTFIELAGGSIPTDREVDGISLKDVLLNNTVKDRPLFYYRGNELMAVRVGLYKAHLWTWTNSMKEFNAGINFCPGEEIEGVTTHEQMNNTNQPLLVHIGRDPGEKYMIRPNSEEYKKVMPVLMEQVNKHKKNLVPGKPQLNMCDRSVMNWSPPGCEKFKCLQGPSPAPYKCSWPH; this is encoded by the exons ATGGCGGCTTGCTTGAAACTTTTCATAACTTTCTATTATTGTACCTGTTTTATGATTGCTGGTGTTGTAGATGGAAAACCAAATTTTGTCATATTGCTTATGGATGAT ATGGGATGGGGTGACCTTGGGGTGTTTGGAGAACCCAACAAGGAAACACCGTTTCTTGACAAAATGGCTGCTGAAGGAATGATCTTTCCTGACTTTTATTCAGCTAATCCTTTGTGTTCACCTT CCAGAGCAGCATTACTGTCAGGACGGTTACCTATAAGGAATGGATTCTACACAACTAATGCACATGCTAGAAATG CTTATACACCTCAGATAATAACAGGTGGGATACCAGATTCTGAGATTTTGTTGCCAGAAGTTCTCAAGAAGCTTGGATatagaaacaaacttattgGAAAATG GCATTTAGGTCACAGGCCACAATATCATCCATTGAAGCACGGTTTTGATGAATGGTTTGGTGCACCCAACTGTCATTTTGGACCCTATAATGACATTGATACACCAAATATACCAGTTTATAAAGATGCTGAAATGGCTGGCAG aTACTATGAAGAATTTGCAATTGACAGGAAAACTGGGGAATCAAACTTAACTaagatgtatttaaat GAAGCTCAGAAGTTTATAAAGAAACAAGCAGCGAAGAAGGAATCATTCTTTTTGTACTGGGCTGCTGATGCAACACATGATCCTTTATATGCCTCATCAAATTTCCTAGGGACAAGTAATAGAGGACT GTATGGAGATGCAGTTAAGGAACTTGATTATTCTGTAGGACAGATTTTACAGTCGTTGATTGATAATGGTGTAGATAAAAATACTGTAGTATTCTTCTCTTCTGACAATGGAGCTGCTACTTATGCCAAAACAGGTG GTGGAAGCAATGGTCCTTTCTTGTGTGGGAAACAAACAACATTTGAAGGTGGTATGAGAGAGCCAACGATTGCCTGGTGGCCTGGAGTTGTTCAACCAGGAAAG GTATCTCATCAAGTTGGTTCTCTGATGGATTTGTACACAACTTTCATTGAGTTAGCAGGAGGATCTATACCTACAGACAGAGAAGTGGATGGAATTAGTCTGAAGGATGTCTTACTTAACAATACAGTCAAAGATAG GCCATTGTTTTATTATCGAGGGAATGAGCTTATGGCAGTAAGAGTTGGCTTGTATAAGGCACATCTTTGGACATGGACTAACTCAATGAAAGAATTTAATGCA GGAATAAATTTTTGTCCAGGTGAAGAAATTGAAGGTGTCACTACTCATGAACAGATGAATAACACAAACCAGCCATTATTGGTTCACATCGGCAGAGATCCTGGTGAAAAGTATATGATAAG aCCAAATTCAGaagaatacaaaaaagttatgccTGTATTAATGGAGCAagtaaataaacacaaaaagaaCCTAGTACCAGGGAAACCTCAGCTCAACATGTGTGACAGATCTGTTATG aacTGGTCTCCACCTGGCTGTGAGAAATTTAAATGTCTACAAGGACCATCACCTGCTCCGTATAAATGTAGCTGGCCTCATTAA